Proteins from a genomic interval of Diospyros lotus cultivar Yz01 chromosome 6, ASM1463336v1, whole genome shotgun sequence:
- the LOC127804243 gene encoding protein FLX-like 2 — protein sequence MGSKGRMPPPHLRRPHPGPGIIHPDAFGPGMHPQAGAFSPFDMLPHPEVMEQKLAAQHVEMQKLATENQRLASTHGSLRQELAAAQHELQMLHAQIGAVKTEREQQMRDLMDKIGKMEAELQATEPVKLELQQARAEAQNLVVARQELISKAQQLNQDLQKAHSDVQQIPALMSELDSLRQEYQHCRVTYDYEKKLYNDHLESLQVMEKDYMNMAREVEKLRTELTNIANINRRTGGPYGGSGYNENEVSGHYPVGHNTYDDSYGTSQGRAPPSGAAASGTPGHAGAPSAHTPAGAGYDASRGPGYDAPRGPGYDAHRGPSYDAQGGPGYGGPNYDAQRQRGAGYAPHWGAGYDVQRGPGYDVQRGAGFDSQRGPGYDGQWGPGYDMRVAGYDGQSGLSAKNVGYDVPRGAGNPQGPVAPPNNAHYGSATPPNRAASGYEAPPRGGGGGGSNAVRK from the exons ATGGGAAGCAAAGGTCGAATGCCACCTCCACATCTAAGACGCCCTCATCCAGGTCCTGGCATAATACACCCAGATGCATTTGGTCCTGGAATGCACCCGCAAGCTGGTGCTTTCTCCCCTTTTGACATGCTACCGCATCCAGAAGTTATGGAACAGAAGCTTGCTGCACAACACGTGGAGATGCAGAAACTTGCAACCGAAAACCAGAGGCTTGCTTCCACCCATGGATCGTTGAGACAAGAACTTGCTGCAGCACAGCATGAGCTGCAGATGTTGCATGCTCAGATAGGAGCTGTGAAGACTGAAAGAGAGCAGCAGATGAGGGACCTTATGGATAAAATTGGTAAGATGGAAGCTGAACTTCAAGCAACAGAACCTGTTAAGTTGGAGTTGCAACAAGCGCGAGCTGAGGCCCAGAACTTAGTTGTTGCAAGGCAGGAACTAATTTCTAAGGCGCAACAATTAAACCAAGATCTTCAAAAGGCCCATTCAGACGTGCAGCAAATTCCTGCTTTAATGTCGGAACTTGACAGCCTCAGGCAGGAGTATCAGCACTGCAG GGTCACCTATGACTATGAGAAGAAATTGTACAATGATCATCTTGAGTCCCTACAGGTTATGGAGAAGGACTATATGAACATGGCCAGGGAGGTTGAAAAGCTACGAACGGAGTTGACAAACATTGCTAACATCAACAGAAGAACTG GTGGGCCTTATGGTGGCAGTGGGTACAATGAAAACGAGGTTTCTGGGCATTATCCCGTGGGACATAACACCTATGATGATAGCTATGGTACTTCGCAG GGACGTGCTCCCCCTTCTGGGGCTGCTGCCAGTGGCACTCCTGGTCATGCTGGTGCTCCATCTGCACATACTCCTGCAGGAGCTGGCTACGATGCATCCCGTGGACCTGGCTACGATGCGCCCCGGGGACCTGGCTATGATGCACACAGAGGACCGAGTTATGATGCTCAAGGAGGACCTGGTTATGGGGGACCCAATTATGATGCACAGAGACAGAGAGGAGCTGGCTACGCGCCTCACTGGGGAGCTGGCTATGATGTTCAGAGAGGACCTGGTTATGATGTTCAGAGAGGAGCCGGTTTTGATTCTCAGAGGGGACCTGGATATGATGGACAATGGGGACCTGGCTATGATATGCGGGTAGCAGGATATGATGGACAAAGTGGACTGAGTGCCAAGAATGTGGGATACGATGTACCAAGAGGCGCTGGTAATCCTCAAGGGCCGGTGGCACCTCCTAACAATGCCCATTATGGGTCTGCAACGCCACCTAATCGTGCAGCTAGTGGGTATGAGGCACCGCCACGGggagggggaggaggaggaagcAACGCCGTTCGAAAATGA